The genomic stretch GAGGCCTACCTGTGGCGGGAAACCGGCGACATCCTCGCCGCCACTGGCAGCGCGCTGCTGCACTCCCCGGACGCGGGCTGTTCCTGGCGCACGCACCCCTTCTTCAAGTCGACCTGGGTGACGGGGCTGGCGGCCCACCCCACCGATGACCGCGTCTTCCATGCCGTCACCGGACGGCCCGGCATCGCCAATGGCGTGTACCGCTCAGACGACGGCGGAGAGACGTGGACCGCCACGCCGCTGCTGCGCACGGGGCTGGAGCTGAACGCGGTCCGCGTGTCCCCGGTGGACCCCCGCCGCCTCTACGTGTCGGGCGTCTCCAACAACCAGATGGTGGTGCTGCGCAGCGACGACGCGGGCGACACCTGGCAGGAGTTCCCCCATGCGCTCCCGGAGCTGCTGCGGCCCTACGCGCTGACGGTGGTGGCGGTGGACCCCGTCGCCGTGGACGTGGTGTGGGTGCGCGTGTCCGCCCAGGGCTACACGCACCTGCTGCGCAGCGAGGACGGAGGCCGCACGCTGACGCAGGTGACGGTGCTGGATGACACGTTCATCAACATGGACCTGTCCTCCGACGGCGGCACCGCCTGGGTGGGCACCCTCAACTACTTCTTCATGGGCGCCAGCACCGGCCCGCTGGAGAAGCAGCCCCTGCCCACCGGCAACGCGTGCGTGCTGCGCGACGGCGAGACGCTCTACGGCTGCGGCTCCACCTGGCTGCACGACTGGGCCCTGGCGCGCAGCACGGACCAGGGCCGCACCTGGGAGCACATCTTCGCGCTGTACGAAATCCAGGGCACGCAGCTGTGCCCGCGCGGAACCCCTGTGCGGGACCTCTGCCCTGCCCGCTGGCCGCAGCTCGCGGAGCAACTGGGCGCTCCGCTCTACCCGGATGGTGGCGTGGAGGAACCGCCGCCGCCGGATGCGGGCACGCCCGACGCGGGGACCCCGGACGCGGGCGCGGCCGACGCGGGGCAACAGCCGCCCGAGCAGCGCCCACCCGAGCCGAAGTCCGGTGGCTGCGCCGCCGCCGCGGGCCCCGCCCTGCCCCTGCTGTTGCTGCTGTCCTCCCTCCTCCCGAGGCGCCGTGGCCCACGGCGTCCACATCGATAGGCTTCTGATGACACTCCCGATTCGAAAGTGGCGGTGGGCCCCCTGCGCGGCCGCGCTGCTGGTGCTGGGCACCGCCTGCGACGGCGAGGACGCGCCACGGGACGAAGCGTGCGGCGAACCGCTCTACGGCGGCGATGCCACCGACGAGGCGTGGCGCACCTTCGTCGACGCGCAAGGCCGGCCCACCGACAGCTCCCAGGCGGTGACGCTGGAGTCCCCCGTCCCGGGCCAGACCTATGCGTTGGACGCGGCGCCGCCCACGTGGCGTTGGACGTCTCCGCTGGCCTCCTGGCTTCCGTCCCACGCGCCGCGCACGCCCGCCCGCCCGCGAGAGACGCCCCGCGCCATGATGGCGTGGCTGGGCAACCTGCTGCTGCCGTCCGCCCAGGCGCATCTTCCGCCCGTCACCGGCGACTTCTACTGGGTGCAGGTCACCGTGCCCGGGCGGCGGTGTCCGGTGGAGCTGCTGACGTCGAACATGGAGTGGCAGCTCGACGCGGCGACATGGGACGTGCTGCGTGCCGCCTCGGGTCAGGACCTCCGCGTCCAGGTGACCAGCGCCTACCTGGTCCAGAACCGGTTGCGTGAAGGTCCGTATCGCCTGGAGTCACCACACACCATCCGCATGGAGGATTCACGATGAACCACCGGGCACCGTGGTGGATGCCGGCGCTGGCGCTGCTGATGACCGGCTGTAATGAGAACTCGGCGCGGGTGGTGGGCGTGACGCCGCCGGAAGGGCTGGACTACGCGCACGAGGAGCCCTGGGCGGAAGGAACGTTCATTCCACCGCCGGGCCCCGGCGGACGCATCCTGGTCACCAACAGTCTGGACGACACGCTCAGTCTGGTGGAGCTGAACACCGTGGGCACGCCGGGCTTCCGTGAGCTGGCGCGCGTGCCGGTGGGGCTCAACCCGGTGGAGCTGGAAGGACCGCACCACACCGCCGTGTCGCCCGCGGGGGACTTCTATTACGTCGGCATCTCCAACTACGTGCCAGGAGGTGGCTCGGGGCCGCACGGCGCCCACGGCACGGGCGCGGATGACGGCTACTGCCTGAAGCTGGACGCGCGCAACAACCGGCTCGTGGGCTCGGCGCGTGTGAATCCCAATCCCGGCGACGTCATCATCAGCGCGGATGGGAACACGCTGTACCAGACGCACTTCGACACGCTGAAGATTGCCGAGATGGCACGCCAGGGCCGCCCCGAGTCGGACATGAACGCGAACCTGGCCATCATTGACGCGCGGACCATGACCCGGAAGGCCATGGTGGAGGTGTGCCCCGCGCCTCACGCGGTGCGCCTGTCCGCGGACGAGCGCACGGCCTATATCGCCTGCTGGTCGGACGAGGTGGCCATCG from Myxococcus xanthus encodes the following:
- a CDS encoding YncE family protein, whose translation is MNHRAPWWMPALALLMTGCNENSARVVGVTPPEGLDYAHEEPWAEGTFIPPPGPGGRILVTNSLDDTLSLVELNTVGTPGFRELARVPVGLNPVELEGPHHTAVSPAGDFYYVGISNYVPGGGSGPHGAHGTGADDGYCLKLDARNNRLVGSARVNPNPGDVIISADGNTLYQTHFDTLKIAEMARQGRPESDMNANLAIIDARTMTRKAMVEVCPAPHAVRLSADERTAYIACWSDEVAIVDLAEADTPVTRVKVAAGSGGAVAPRHQPYALTQSPTTGEVWVSSMASRQVHVLNPQTRTMIPERAVPLRGPPMFGAFTADGRTLYMPYQLVDALAVIDPETGTVLREVQLADAGCLNVHQVTLTPDERIGLVVCEGDHVGPGTLHAVDLTEGTVMGTVEVGIFPDSVSILRGQP
- a CDS encoding WD40/YVTN/BNR-like repeat-containing protein, producing the protein MKSRITVAWSTVASLLALLPGMAAHAHAGLPETSNVTLRRGHPQDFFSGTTFGAVISRDSGKTWRWVCPDAMGYGGWRPEAYLWRETGDILAATGSALLHSPDAGCSWRTHPFFKSTWVTGLAAHPTDDRVFHAVTGRPGIANGVYRSDDGGETWTATPLLRTGLELNAVRVSPVDPRRLYVSGVSNNQMVVLRSDDAGDTWQEFPHALPELLRPYALTVVAVDPVAVDVVWVRVSAQGYTHLLRSEDGGRTLTQVTVLDDTFINMDLSSDGGTAWVGTLNYFFMGASTGPLEKQPLPTGNACVLRDGETLYGCGSTWLHDWALARSTDQGRTWEHIFALYEIQGTQLCPRGTPVRDLCPARWPQLAEQLGAPLYPDGGVEEPPPPDAGTPDAGTPDAGAADAGQQPPEQRPPEPKSGGCAAAAGPALPLLLLLSSLLPRRRGPRRPHR